In Deltaproteobacteria bacterium, the genomic stretch GCCGGAGCCGGTCGTGAGGTCCGTTGCGTCGACGCAGGTGTTGGACAGGCACACCAGACCGACGTCGCAGCCACCACCGTTGGTGCACGGGCAGCTCTCGGTGCCGACCGGGCACACCGGCCCGGGATCGACGCAGAAGTCCGAGAGGCACTCGAGGCCCGGATCACATGCGCCCATCGGCGTGCACACGCAGGTCTCGGTGCCGACCGGGCAGCTGTCGCTGATGCAGATGTTGAGGTTGGTGTTGCAGAGGAACCCGGGGTTGCACGCACCACCGCTGGTGCAGTCGCAACCCTCGTGGCCCGTCGGGCAGCTGCCACCCGTGCCGACCTCGGTGTCGTTGTAGCGCTCTCCATCGGTCGTGATGAAGCAGCCGGTCATGGCCAGCACCAACGGCGCGGCCGAGCGCAACACGAACCCGAGACGAGGTGCACGCATGATGTCGATCAGACTAGAGCGGACTCGGTCGCTCTACAAGTCGGTTGTGATCGATTTTCCCGCTACGGCCGCGCTCCGTATGATCTGCGGCACTTTTGGTTTTGGTCGGCGAACCCGAGGCGTCGCGGGTCGGCAACGTCGGCGCCAACGCTCCACGTTCGCATGCGAGCGAACGTCGTGCGGCCGCGGCGACCCCCGGTGTCGCGGGCGGAGCGCCCGCGGTCGCTCACGACGGCGACGTCAGGGTGCGTCCCGCTGGCGCCCGCGCACGCTCGCATCGCATCCGACCCGGGCCCGCTGGGGACGCACGAATCGGCGCGTCCGACCTCAGGGCTCGACGACACGTTCGAGGCACACGATCTCGTACGGCGGTGGGCCCTCGCCGTGCTCGATCCGCCGGCCGAGCGCCCACGCCCGCAGGTCGAGCTCCGGGAAGAACGTGTCGCCCTCGGGCTCGGCGTCGACCCGTGTCAGATAGATACGATCTGCGATGGGTAGGGTTTCGCGGTACAGCGTCGCGCCGCCGATGACGTAGAGCTCGCATTCGCCGGCGGCGCGCGCGAACTCGATCGCCGCCGCGGTCGACGCGAACGCGACACAATCCCCCGCCGCGACCGCGGACGCGAGCCGCTCGGGCGCATGCGTGACCACGAGGTTCACACGCCCGGCCAACGGCTTGGGCAACGACGCCCAGGTCGCGCGTCCCATCAGCACATGATGACCCATGGTCTGCGCGCGGAAGAACTTCATGTCGCCGGGCAGGCGCCACGGCAGACCGCCGTCGCGACCGATCACCTGGTTGCGCGCGACCGCGGCGATGAGAGCGAGCAGCATCGATTCCGTCCCTGGCTAGACCGCGACCGGCGCCTTGATCGACGGGTGCGGGTCGTAGCCGACGACCTCGATGTCCGCGAGCGTGAAGTCGAAGATGCTCGCCGGCCGGCGGGCGAATCGCAGCTGCGGTAGTGCCCGCGGCGCGCGGCTCAGCTGTTCGCGGACCTGGTCGACATGGTTGGCGTAGATGTGCGCATCGCCGAAGGTGTGGACGAACTCGCCGGGCT encodes the following:
- a CDS encoding dihydrofolate reductase, which produces MLLALIAAVARNQVIGRDGGLPWRLPGDMKFFRAQTMGHHVLMGRATWASLPKPLAGRVNLVVTHAPERLASAVAAGDCVAFASTAAAIEFARAAGECELYVIGGATLYRETLPIADRIYLTRVDAEPEGDTFFPELDLRAWALGRRIEHGEGPPPYEIVCLERVVEP